From one Lycium ferocissimum isolate CSIRO_LF1 chromosome 5, AGI_CSIRO_Lferr_CH_V1, whole genome shotgun sequence genomic stretch:
- the LOC132057680 gene encoding dehydration-responsive element-binding protein 1B-like: MDIFRSYYSDPLTDSSSTSDTSSSPSRANLTEYSSVMLASKNPKKPSGRKKFQETRHPVCRGVRKRNSGKWVCEVREPNSKSRIWLGTYPTVEMAARAHDVAALALRGPSACLNFADSTWRLPIPASADSKDIRERRYESQSWQTIGRNFGENLADTLWREHAFRRIDNTREMSESKFFMNEEALESRFFMDEEALFYMPGLITNMAEGLMLPPPQCAEVGDHVEVDSYMPLWSYSF, encoded by the exons ATGGATATTTTTCGAAGCTATTATTCGGACCCACTTACTGACTCATCATCAACATCTGATACCAGCAGCTCCCCTAGTAGAGCTAATCTTACTGAATATTCGTCAGTTATGTTAGCTTCAAAAAACCCCAAGAAGCCATCGGGGAGAAAGAAGTTTCAGGAAACTCGTCATCCAGTATGTAGGGGAGTCAGGAAGAGGAATTCAGGCAAGTGGGTTTGTGAAGTCAGAGAACCTAATTCAAAATCAAGGATTTGGCTCGGCACTTACCCAACCGTGGAAATGGCGGCTAGAGCTCATGACGTGGCGGCTTTAGCATTAAGGGGTCCTTCTGCTTGCTTGAACTTTGCCGACTCTACTTGGAGGTTGCCTATCCCCGCTTCCGCCGACTCCAAGGATATTCGAGAAAGGCGGTACGAGAGCCAAAGTTGGCAGACCATTGGAAGGAATTTCGGGGAGAATCTTGCAGATACTCTCTGGCGCGAGCACGCATTTCGGAGAATCGACAATACTCGTGAAAT GTCCGAGAGTAAATTTTTTATGAATGAGGAAGCACTGGAGAGTAGGTTCTTTATGGATGAGGAAGCGCTCTTCTACATGCCCGGATTAATTACTAATATGGCGGAAGGACTAATGCTACCTCCACCTCAATGTGCAGAAGTTGGAGATCATGTGGAAGTTGATAGTTACATGCCTCTATGGAGTTATTCTTTCTAA